The following DNA comes from Roseibium porphyridii.
TCGTTTCCGATGCGGTCGAGTATGGCAGCGTGACCAGCTATTTCTTGCAGATCGTGACGATAGTACCGAGCGGCAGAACCGAGTTGATCCAGGGCTTTGGTTACGTCCTGATCTTCCGGCTCGACCTGGGCAAGAATTGCGACCTGATAACCGTCCTCGACGAGCGCTTCGCAAATGCCAAGTCCAATCCCTCTTTGTCCGCCTGTTACGAGCGCTGTCTTGGTCATGCCGCCATATCCTTTTCAATTATTTTGGCGGTACGAAGGGCAAGGGCAGCAACCGTGAGAGCCGGGTTGACAGCAGCCGAAGTCGGCAGGGCTGCTGCGTCTGCCACAAAAAGGTTCGGGTGGTCCCAGGAACGGCAATCAGGATCAAGAACGGATGTTTCCGGATCGCTTCCCAATCGCGCTGTGCCGCATTGATGCGATGGCACTCTTCCGTCGAAGAGGCGCGTCAGAATGATCGGAAAGCCTGCCTTTCGAAGCGTTGCCTTCGTTTTGGCGACAAGTTTGGTGTGCGCGGTCATGTTCGACCGCCGCCAGCGCAGTTGGATCTTGCCATCCTTCAAAACCACGCGGCTTTCAGGATCCGGCAGATCTTCTGAGATAAGATAAAGGTCCAATGCGTGGTGCGACACCCAGCGGGCGGCGAACATCGGCAATTGAGGTGCCTGGATCTTCAAGATGTCGGGTGTGACCCTCCCAAGAAGCTGCACGTTGCCGAGCGGTTTCCCCTCTGACCCATCGGACAGATACCAGTCATTGATGCCAAAGGTTTTTTGGTAGACAGCGTCGTTTCGAAATCTGGGATCGACGGCGATCACCGCTGTTGCGTTGTGGTTCATGAAGCAGCGGCCGACGTAGCCGGAGCTGTTGGCAACACCAGACCGCAACAGCATCGCTGCTGACTGAACTGCCCCTGCACAAAGGACGACATAAGCCGGCTTCAGGGACGTTTCTGTTCCGTCCTTGCGATAGGTTACAGAGGCAATACGCCTTGAGCCTGGTTCCACGTCCAGCCGCGTCACTTCAGCTCCCGTGTTCAGTTCAACATTGTGATAGGAAAGAGCTTCCGAAAGCGCACAGGTTTCGGCATCCATCTTGCCGCATCTAACGTCCGGATAGCCGTCCCAGCCGGTTTCGCCGGCCTTGAGCCAGCGGTCGATGTCAATGCCGAGCGGCAGGCTGAAGGGTTTGGTGTCTGCATTCTCCAGACGCTGACGCGCGACCTTGATCGCGGGTTCATCAGGGACAGGCGGAAAAGGATAATCAGACGTGTGCGGAGGTTCTGTGCCATCTGAGCGGCGGTCGCCACGCACATTGTAGAGCGCTTCTGCGGCATCATACCAGGGGGCCAGCTCATCGTAGCCGAATGGCCAGGCCGGAGACACACCGTCAAAGTGTTCCAGCTCACCGAAATCTTCCTGCCGGTAGCGGATCAGAACAGCGCCGTAGAGTTTGGAATTCCCGCCGACGTTATAATAGTTGCCTGGCTCAAACGGTTTTTCGTCGGCGTCCAGCCAGGTCTCATCGGACCGAAAGGCACTGTTGGTATAGATCCGCCAGGGATCACGCGTTGGCGCATCGTCAGGTATGTGATGTCCGCGTTCCAGAATTGTGATGCGTGCACCCGACGGCGCCAGACCGGCGGCAAGGGACGCACCGCCCATGCCGCTGCCGATGATGACGATGTCCGGTGCGTTTGTCATTTGTCAGGCGATCCGGTTTTCGGTCTGCGGATCGAAGGCAACCGCCTTTTCCATGTTGAATGCGAACGGGAAGACATCACCTGCATTCACGGCAACGTCGGCACGGAAGCGTCCGGTCACGTCCTTGCCGCCAATCTGGCTGACGACAAAGGTATCGGACCCTGCCGGTTCCGTGACCTCGACAGGCGCTTCGACAATGTGCACCGCTTGTGAATTACGATCCGCGCCGTCCTTGTCGGTAATCGCTTCTGGCCGGATACCGAGAATAATGTCGCGTCCGATACTCGAGGTCAGTGCATCCTTGGCAAATGGCACTGCCGCAGTCTTGCCGTCGGCCAGCTTGATTTCAGCAGCAGGTTTGCCTTCGCCGGAAACAACTTTGGCCGGAAAGAGGTTCATGGATGGAGACCCCATGAAGCCGGCAACAAACATGTTTGCCGGATTGTCGTAGATTTCCTTCGGTGTTCCGAGTTGCTGCACATACCCGCCGAACATGACCGCGATCCGGGTGGAAAGTGTCAACGCCTCGATCTGATCGTGGGTCACGTAGACGATGGTTGTTCCAAGCTTTTGGTGAAGCTTCTTGATTTCGGTGCGCATGTCGACACGCAGCTTGGCATCAAGGTTGGACAGCGGTTCGTCGAACAAAAAGACATCCGGCTCGCGCACAAGCGCCCGACCCATGGCAACACGTTGACGCTGACCACCAGAGAGCTGGCCGGGTTTGCGGTCAAGCAGGTGGCTGATCTGCAGAAGATCAGAGACCTGGTCGATCCGCTTCTCGCGTTCAGGTTTCTGGATGCCGTGCATTTCCATGCCGAAGG
Coding sequences within:
- a CDS encoding GMC oxidoreductase; this encodes MTNAPDIVIIGSGMGGASLAAGLAPSGARITILERGHHIPDDAPTRDPWRIYTNSAFRSDETWLDADEKPFEPGNYYNVGGNSKLYGAVLIRYRQEDFGELEHFDGVSPAWPFGYDELAPWYDAAEALYNVRGDRRSDGTEPPHTSDYPFPPVPDEPAIKVARQRLENADTKPFSLPLGIDIDRWLKAGETGWDGYPDVRCGKMDAETCALSEALSYHNVELNTGAEVTRLDVEPGSRRIASVTYRKDGTETSLKPAYVVLCAGAVQSAAMLLRSGVANSSGYVGRCFMNHNATAVIAVDPRFRNDAVYQKTFGINDWYLSDGSEGKPLGNVQLLGRVTPDILKIQAPQLPMFAARWVSHHALDLYLISEDLPDPESRVVLKDGKIQLRWRRSNMTAHTKLVAKTKATLRKAGFPIILTRLFDGRVPSHQCGTARLGSDPETSVLDPDCRSWDHPNLFVADAAALPTSAAVNPALTVAALALRTAKIIEKDMAA
- a CDS encoding ABC transporter ATP-binding protein, which translates into the protein MGFLDIKQATKSYGSLQVLHETDISVEEGEFLVLVGPSGCGKSTLLNMIAGLEDITSGEIAIRGKSMNGVKPADRNIAMVFQSYALYPNMTVRGNISFGMEMHGIQKPEREKRIDQVSDLLQISHLLDRKPGQLSGGQRQRVAMGRALVREPDVFLFDEPLSNLDAKLRVDMRTEIKKLHQKLGTTIVYVTHDQIEALTLSTRIAVMFGGYVQQLGTPKEIYDNPANMFVAGFMGSPSMNLFPAKVVSGEGKPAAEIKLADGKTAAVPFAKDALTSSIGRDIILGIRPEAITDKDGADRNSQAVHIVEAPVEVTEPAGSDTFVVSQIGGKDVTGRFRADVAVNAGDVFPFAFNMEKAVAFDPQTENRIA